The following DNA comes from Amycolatopsis albispora.
CCCGGCCAACGCCGTGCTCGGCCTGTTCACCGAGTCGGTCATGATGTCCACGATGAACTACGCGGTGGTCGCCGCGGCGCTGCCCGAGGTCACCGCCGCCGCGTTGTACGACTTCACCGGGCACGCCACGCAGCACGCGCGCGCGAACGTGGTCGGCACGGTCGGCTGGACCGCCGCGTCCGTGGTCATCGCCGGACTGGTCGGCGAACGCGTGTACCCGGACGCCATCCAGGCCGCCACCGCGAAACCGGGCAACCAGTTCGGCGGTGAGACACGCATGGTCGCGGTCGACCTGTCCGGCGGGCAGACGCACACCTTCACCGGCAGCAAGGTCTGGGGCGCCGCGATGCAGGGTTCGATCAAGGCCAAGATCTTCTTCACCTTCCCGCAGCCCGGGGAGGCGTACCAGCAGTTGCAGTGGCAGCCGCAGCAACCGGGATTCGGGCAGCAGGCACCGCAACAGCAGTACCCGCAGCAACCACACGGCCAGCCGCCGCACGGGCAACCGCCGTCGCCGCACGGCCAACCGCAGCAACCACACGGGCAGCCGTATCAGCCTGGCCAACCGCAGCCAGGCCAGCCACAGCCCGGCCAGCAGCAGCCCGGCCAGCCGCCGTCGCACGGGCAGCCGCAGTATCAGCCCGGTCAGCCACAGCCCGGTCAGCCCGGTCAGCCCGGTCAGCCGCCGTCGCCGCAACAGCCGTACCCGCAACAGCAACCGCCGTACGGTCAGCCGCCCCAGTACGGCCAGCAGCCCGGCCAACCGCCGCAGCCCGGTCAGCAGCAGCCCGGTCAGCAGCAGCCCGGTCAGCCAGGCCAGCAGCAGCCGTATCCGCCGCAGCAGCCTGGGTACGGGCCGCCGCGGGGTTACTGACCGAGCAGCGGCTGCCTGCCCACCGGCAGTGAATACCCCTCCTCCCAAGGGAAGTAGCCGCGCCGATCGTCGGTGACCACCTGCAGGGCGGGCACCGGCGAGCGGAACAGGCGGTTGGCGTCGACCAGGTACGGCCGCGAATCGGGCACCGGGACGAGCGTGGCGCGGTGGATCCGCTCGTCGAAGGCGACCACCTTGCCCGCGTGCAGCCGCTCCCCGCCGAGCACGCGCTCGGCCAGTTCGTCCAGCATCACCGCGGTGTTCGCCTCACCGAACCCGAACATCAACAGCTCGGGATGGTCCAGCGCGCTCAGGCCCACGGTGTAGCCGTACGGCGCGCCCTCCGCCGCCCAGCCTTCCACGTACCGGACCGCCCACCCGGAGATCCGGATGAACTCCCACGTGCGGTCGTCCTCGTCGAGAATGGTGTTGTTCAAGACGCACCCCCGGAATCAGGCTTCGAACTTTTGTTCGATACTACCGCGCGCCACCGACAGTTTCCGGTAGCTCACTGGACAATACGTCCAACTCCTGTACATACTGTCCAAGTGACTGCCGATGCCGTGCTCCACGCCCTGCGCCCCGTGCTCGACGGCCTCGCCGCGACCTTCGGCCCCCACTGCGAAGTGGTGCTGCACGACTACCGCAACCGCGACGCCTCGGTGGTCGCG
Coding sequences within:
- a CDS encoding DUF4262 domain-containing protein; amino-acid sequence: MNNTILDEDDRTWEFIRISGWAVRYVEGWAAEGAPYGYTVGLSALDHPELLMFGFGEANTAVMLDELAERVLGGERLHAGKVVAFDERIHRATLVPVPDSRPYLVDANRLFRSPVPALQVVTDDRRGYFPWEEGYSLPVGRQPLLGQ